One Colias croceus chromosome 7, ilColCroc2.1 genomic window carries:
- the LOC123693090 gene encoding zinc finger protein 1 codes for MKVHSPYMGVGGWYECFAAGWLADMRSKQVPTSTTSARRLAALIRPLASGGSDGKPEEEDDRGSSPLGPGGPFSCSQCRGAYPTREQLEKHETLHSPSTQVDTVQYTCKICHKSFANVYRLQRHMISHDESASLRKYKCNDCDKAFKFKHHLKEHLRIHSGEKPFECANCGKKFSHSGSYSSHMTSKKCLVMNLKMGRIKPTNPALNPDRSPSRKRANAMVASQLNNNLTPNGNSFLPILPKYNEAAAFFASMSSQEANYHRPPLGQPGLNPFYMPPGMPMSPESGIAPYSFPASLSQLFQQLASQQYQQRKIESPNLKQMNQSHGDPEDLIEEVTEEDDKRSEGSAELVMDIEDEESVSVKKEKTLDNDVRPPSHDYESVPLNNNGPDVDNNHAGFNSILESVSASVSKHFFRTNMEKLSPVSGNTCPSIESPPTPHVIIKNEPEDTHRCVKCNLTFNSKNDLLEHEKLLCGSVFRKHESLAAQVAETVALNRLEAEMRASIQSGVSASEDEDFGKEDRDDKSLHDNDRKIRVRTALTEEQQAVLKKHYAYNPRPNREEFKKIAHQIGLDNRVVQVWFQNNRARVRRMSNAITVSDQPLDLSTKKSNVSVTSSPSPSPCSISVTHSDSEEAVNLSQKSSRSTTPYRKNYVNTYPHSNCSSSSDFRLSPSPGETQKRSLAKMAVNPLIPMDKLLQYNDLANGLLNMHTPDSRQASSPLYDRSVWSDEVKHQPEYDDDATVLKKSKLKGNDIKEGEGQFVCDQCDKTFVKQSSLARHKYEHSGQRPYKCLECPKAFKHKHHLTEHKRLHTGEKPFQCCKCLKKFSHSGSYSQHMNHRFAICKPYRD; via the exons ATGAAAGTGCATAGCCCGTATATGGGAGTTGGCGGTTGGTACGAATGCTTTGCGGCCGGTTGGCTTGCGGACATGAGGAGTAAGCAGGTCCCGACTTCCACTACATCGGCCAGGCGGCTTGCTGCCTTAA TCCGTCCACTGGCGAGTGGGGGTTCGGACGGCAAGCCGGAGGAGGAAGACGACCGGGGCTCCTCTCCACTGGGCCCCGGCGGCCCGTTCAGCTGCAGCCAGTGCCGCGGCGCCTACCCCACGCGGGAGCAGCTCGAGAAGCATGAGACGCTGCACTCCCCGAGCACTCAGGTGGATACCGTCCAATAT ACTTGCAAGATATGCCACAAGAGCTTCGCGAATGTGTACCGACTGCAGAGGCATATGATAAGTCACGACGAGAGCGCCAGCCTGCGGAAATACAAATGCAACGACTGCGATaaagcatttaaatttaaacatcaCCTTAAAGAGCATTTAAGGATACACAGCGGAGAAAAACCCTTCGAATGTGCGAACTGCGGAAAGAAGTTCTCCCACTCAGGGTCTTATTCTTCGCATATGACCTCTAAGAAGTGTCTCGTAATGAATCTTAAGATGGGCAGAATTAAACCGACCAATCCTGCCCTCAACCCCGACCGAAGTCCTTCGAGAAAGCGAGCAAATGCGATGGTCGCTTCTCAACTCAATAATAACCTTACACCGAACGGTAATTCATTTTTACCCATATTACCGAAATACAATGAGGCCGCTGCATTCTTTGCATCGATGTCCTCACAAGAGGCGAACTATCACCGCCCACCTTTAGGACAACCGGGACTTAATCCTTTCTATATGCCTCCTGGAATGCCCATGAGCCCAGAGAGCGGAATAGCTCCATATAGTTTCCCCGCTTCCTTAAGTCAGTTATTCCAACAACTAGCTTCTCAGCAATATCAACAAAGGAAGATAGAGAGCCCTAATCTTAAACAAATGAATCAATCCCACGGCGATCCTGAGGATTTAATTGAAGAGGTAACCGAAGAAGATGATAAAAGATCAGAAGGTAGTGCAGAACTCGTAATGGATATAGAAGATGAAGAATCTGTATctgttaaaaaagaaaaaactttAGATAATGATGTAAGACCACCTTCCCATGATTACGAATCCGTCCCATTAAATAACAACGGCCCAGATGTCGACAATAATCATGCAGGTTTTAATTCTATATTAGAATCAGTGAGTGCTTCTGTTAGCAAACATTTTTTCAGAACTAATATGGAAAAATTATCACCCGTTTCCGGGAATACCTGTCCAAGTATAGAATCCCCACCAACGCCTCATGTGATCATAAAGAATGAACCTGAAGATACTCACAGGTGTGTGAAGTGCAATTTGACATTTAATAGCAAAAATGACTTATTGGAACACGAAAAATTACTGTGTGGAAGTGTGTTCCGCAAACATGAGAGCTTAGCCGCACAAGTTGCAGAGACAGTAGCATTGAATAGGCTAGAAGCTGAAATGCGAGCGTCCATACAGAGCGGTGTTAGTGCTAGCGAAGATGAAGACTTTGGAAAAGAAGATCGTGACGATAAATCTCTACACGATAACGATAGAAAAATCAGAGTGCGAACTGCTTTAACTGAAGAACAACAGGCTGTGTTGAAGAAACATTATGCTTACAATCCCCGGCCAAACAGGGAAGAGTTTAAGAAAATCGCTCATCAAATTGGTCTCGATAACAGGGTTGTTCAAGTATGGTTTCAAAACAACCGTGCGCGAGTACGGCGTATGTCAAATGCGATAACCGTGTCGGACCAACCGCTCGACTTGTCTACAAAAAAGTCAAACGTCTCAGTGACATCTAGTCCGTCGCCTTCGCCTTGCAGCATTTCAGTGACACATTCCGATTCCGAAGAAGCGGTGAATTTAAGTCAAAAATCTTCGCGAAGTACGACACCGTATCGCAAGAATTACGTGAACACTTATCCACATTCCAATTGCTCTTCTTCTTCCGACTTTCGACTATCGCCATCTCCCGGTGAGACTCAGAAACGTTCTCTTGCTAAGATGGCAGTTAATCCGTTAATACCTATGGATAAACTACTGCAATACAATGACTTAGCCAATGGGTTACTGAATATGCACACGCCAGATAGCAGGCAAGCATCTAGCCCGCTATACGATCGCTCGGTTTGGAGCGATGAAGTTAAACACCAACCCGAATACGACGACGACGCAACTGTACTTAAGAAGAGCAAGTTGAAAGGAAACGATATTAAGGAAGGCGAGGGACAATTTGTATGCGATCAATGTGACAAGACTTTTGTGAAACAAAGCTCCCTAGCGAGGCATAAATATGAACATTcag GTCAACGACCCTACAAATGCTTGGAGTGCCCCAAGGCGTTCAAGCACAAGCACCATCTGACGGAACACAAGCGACTCCACACCGGAGAGAAGCCCTTCCAATGCTGCAAGTGTCTCAAGAAGTTCTCGCACTCCGGATCCTACAGCCAACACATGAACCACAGATTTGCTATTTGCAAGCCTTACAGGGACTAA